In the Streptomyces sp. 3214.6 genome, GACCTGCCGGTGGTGGAACGGGTCGTCGCCGAGTTGGACGGCTGCCGCTGGACCTTCCACCGCGCCCTCGATCACACCGCCGACCGCGACGCCCTGCGCAAACAGCTGGACGGTCTGCCCGGCCTGGACACCTACCTCACCGCGGGCTCGGCGGCGGGAGTGGACGACGGGCTCCCGACACTGCTCGCCGAGGCGGCGCGCTCCGGTGAACCCGGGTACGAGCAGCACCTCCTCGTCGGCGGAGGCCTCCGCCTCGACCACGTCCCCACCCTCCGCTCGGCCGGCGTCAACGCCTTCCACATCGGCGGCGCGGCCCGCCCGAGGGGCTGGTCGGGCCCGGTGTCGGCGGACTCCGTGCGGGCGTGGCGAGGCGCGGTGGACGGGGCCTGACCGGGTCCGGCCCCACCGGGTTCGCGGAAGAGCACGACGGCGTTGACGTAGTCGACGACCCCGGTCACGGGCAGCCCGGGTCCTGGGAGAGCTGGGGCGGCAGCGGTGCCGTGTGGGTGACGGTCAGGCCCGAGACCGCTCGGGTCAGGGCCACGTACAGGCGTCGCAGGCCGGTGCGTTCGTCCGGCTCGCCGTCGACCACCGCCTGGGGTTCGTCCAGGACGACGTAGTCGTACTCCAGGCCCTTGGCCAGGGAGGCCGGGACCAGGGTGAGGCGGGTTTGCGCCGTCGTCTCCTCGCCGGGGGAGAGATGGGCGAGGCCGGCCGCCGTGAGGGCCTCGGTGAGGGCCGGGATGCGGGCGTCGGCCGCGATCAGGCCCGTAGAGCCCTCGTTGCGCAGCAACTCCTCGCAGGCCGCGACGACTTCGGCGATGTCCGAGACCGGGCGCAGGTCGAAGAAGCCGGGGTTCTCGCGGACCGACGCGACCGGGGTGAGGCCTGGCGCGATGTGCGGCAGGAGGCGGGAGGCGTAGGTGATGACGTCCGTCGGGACGCGGAAACCGGCCGTCAGTTCCTCGATCACCGCGTCCGACTTCCCGAGATGGCCGAGGGCCTCCTCCCAACTGCGGGTCGCCCAGGCGGTGGTGCCCTGCGCGAGGTCGCCCAGCACGGTCGCCGAGCCCGTCGTGCAGCGGCGGCCGACCGCCCGGTACTGCATGGGGGACAGGTCCTGCGCCTCGTCCAGGACGACATGGCCGAGGGAGTGCGTGCGTTCGACGAGGTCCGTCGTCTCGTCGATCAGCACCGCGTCCGCCGCCGACCACTGAGCCGACTTCACCGACCTCGCCGGCTTCGCCCACAGGATCGTCTTCTGCTCGTCCTCGCTGAGCACACCCTCGGCGTGCGCAGCGAGGAACTCCGCGTCGGACAGCAGCCGCAGAACGAGCTTCGCCGGGTCGACGGCCGGCCAGACCGCCTTCACGGCCGCCTTCACCGCGCTGTTGCGGGCCACGGCGTCCTGCACCCGGTCGTCCGGGGCCTCGCCCGAACGCTCCATCTGTACCAGCACCGCATGCGCGATGCGCTGCGGCAGGGCCTCGCGGGCCGCGCCGTAGCGGATGTCCCGGTCGAGCAACTCCCGGACCATCTCCTGGAGTTCGTACGCCGGAACCCGCCAGCGCCGCGAGCCGCGCACCACGACGACCGGCTCGGCCGGCATGTCGACGTGCGAGTAGACCGCCCGGCGCAGCACCTGCGCCATCCTCGCGTCGCCCTTGACGACCGCGGCCGCCGCGTCGTCCGCGCCCCGTACCTCCACATGGGCCACCAGGTCGTCGACCGTGCCCTGGCGGACCGTCAACTCGCCCAGGGCGGGCAGCACCTGCTCGATGTAGTGCAGGAAGGACCGGTTCGGCCCGATGACCAGCGTGCCCGTGCGGGCGAGCCGCTCACGGTGGGCGTACAGGAGGTAGGCGACCCGGTGCAGGCCGACGGCCGTCTTCCCGGTGCCGGGGCCTCCCTGCACACAGACCGTGCCGCCCAGCCCGCTGCGGACGATCTCGTCCTGCTCGGGCTGGATGGTGGCGACGATGTCCCGCATCGGGCCGACGCGCGGCCGCTCGATCTCCTGCTGGAGCAGCTTGCTGGTGGCCGCCGCCTCGGACGGGTCGGAGAGATGCTCGTCCTCGTACGCCGTGATGTCCCCGCGGGTGTAACCGAAGCGGCGGCGCAGCCCGACGTCCATCGGATCCTTCTTCGAGGCCCGGTAGAACGGCTGCGAGACCGGCGCACGCCAGTCGATGACCATCGGGTCGCCGTCGTGGTCGTGCACGTGCCGTCGCCCGATGTAGAACCGTTCCCCCTCCGCGCCCTCCGCCTGCTCCGCGCCCGGAGCGTGCAGGTAGTCGAGGCGTCCGAAGAACAGCGGGGTGTCGCTGAGGTCGGCGAGCGCCTTGATGCGCTCTTCGATCTGCCGCTCCAGGATCTGGGCGTTGACCCAGTTCGCGGTGACGTCGCTGATGTCGAGGGACTCGACGTCCTCGCGCATGGCGCGCAGGGCGGCACGGGAGGAGGCGAGGTGGCCGCGCTCGCGGGCCAGGGGGTCGTCGTCGTGGGCGGACGTGGACGGCGTGGACAAGGGGGTGCCTCCGGGCCGGCTGGGGGTGAGGTTGCGGGCTGCGGGCCTGCAAGCCTGCGGGCTGCGGGATGCCGTCCGGTTTCCGTCCGGATGGCGGCGCTCCGGTTGAGGGAGGCGGGCAAGAGCGGAGATTCTAGGTGAACGGAGGAGGCGCGTGCCAACCGATTTCCCGGCCGCCCGCGAGCGTCCCGGCGCGACCCCTACGGGACGGCCCTCCACCCGTCAGGGGACGCTCCACCTCCACAGCTGTACTCAGGTAGTACGAGAACTGGGGACCTGGGACCGATGCCCCCTTTATGCCTCGGATCGCATCATGGAGACATGAGTGCAGCGACCCTCAACCCAGCCCCCGGTCGCCCGTCCGGCGCGACCCCCCTGTCCGACGTCGACGTACACCGTCACCGTCTCGGCGACGCCCTGCGCGCCATGAAGGTCTTTGCCCGCGCCGCCTTCGACGTGATCATCCTCGGCGAGTACGGAGCGGAAGCGGGCGTCCGCCGTAAGTGACGCCCGCTTTCAGGTGATCTGCCGTCAGCTCTCCGCCAGCAGCTCGTCCGCGTCCATGATCCGGTAGGCGTAGCCCTGTTCCGCCAGGAATCGCTGGCGGTGGGCCGCGAAGTCCTGGTCGATGGTGTCCCGGGCGACGACGGAGTAGAAGTGGGCCTGGTGGCCGTCCGCCTTCGGGCGCAGGACGCGGCCCAGACGCTGGGCCTCCTCCTGGCGGGAGCCGAAGGTGCCCGACACCTGGATCGCCACCGTCGCCTCCGGCAGGTCGATCGAGAAGTTCGCGACCTTCGAGACGACCAGCACGCTGATCTCACCCTCGCGGAACGCGTCGAAGAGCTTCTCGCGCTGGGCGTTGGAGGTCTCGCCCTTGATCACAGGGGCGTTCAGGTGCTCGCCCAGCTCGTCCAGCTGGTCGATGTACTGGCCGATGACCAGGATCTGCTGCCCGGCGAACCGGCGCACGATCGCCTCCGTGACCTTCCGCTTCGTCGCGGTCGTCGCGCAGAAGCGGTACTTCTCCTCCGCCTCGGCCGTCGCATACGCCAGCCGCTCGGAGTCGGTCAGGTTGACCCGGACCTCCACACAGTCCGCGGGCGCGATGTAGCCCTGCGCCTCGATCTCCTTCCACGGCGCGTCGAACCGCTTCGGCCCGATCAGCGAGAACACGTCCGACTCGCGGCCGTCCTCGCGGACCAGCGTCGCGGTCAGACCGAGACGGCGGCGGGCCTGGAGGTCCGCGGTGAACTTGAAGACGGGCGCCGGCAGCAGATGCACCTCGTCGTAGAGGATCAGCCCCCAGTCCCGGGAGTCGAACAGCTCCAGATGCGGGTAGACGCCCTTCCGCCGGGTCGTCAGCACTTGGTAGGTGGCGATGGTGACGGGCCGGATCTCCTTCCGCGTCCCGCTGTACTCGCCGATCTCGTCCTCCGTCAGCGACGTCCGCTTCACCAGCTCGTGCTTCCACTGCCGCGCCGACACCGTGTTCGTGACGAGGATGAGAGTGGTGGACTTCGCCTGGGCCATCGCCCCCGCGCCGACGAGGGTCTTGCCCGCGCCGCACGGCAGGACGACGACGCCGCTCCCGCCGTGCCAGAAGTTCTCCACCGCCTGCTTCTGGTAGGGCCGCAGCGCCCAGCCGTCCTCGTCCAGCTCGATCGCGTGCGCCTCGCCGTCGACGTACCCGGCGAGGTCCTCGGCCGGCCAGCCCAGCCGCAGCAGCGTCTGCTTGATCTGCCCGCGCTCGGAGGGGTGCACGACCACGGTGTCCGGGTCGATCCGGGCGCCGATCAGCGGGGTGACCCGCTTGGAACGCAGGATCTCCTCCAGCACCGGCCGGTCGGTGGTCGTCAGCACCAGACCGTGCGCCGGGTGCTTGCTCAGCGTCAGCCGGCCGTAACGGTCCATCGTCTCGGCGATGTCCACCAGCAGCGCGTGCGGCACCGGATAGCGGCTGTACTGCACGAGCGCGTCCACGACCTGCTCGGCGTCATGCCCGGCCGCCCGCGCGTTCCACAGGCCCAGCGGGGTCACCCGGTAGGTGTGGATGTGCTCCGGCGCCCGCTCCAGCTCCGCGAACGGCGCGATGGCCCGACGGCAGTCGTCGGCCTGCTCGTGGTCGACCTCCAGGAGCAGGGTTTTGTCGGATTGGACGATGAGAGGACCGTTCACGTACGCGCACATCCCTTCCGCACGGACCAAACGTCCAGTGTGCCGCACGGCGCGCCCGAACGGTCGGCCGCTGCCCTGCGGGCTTCCCGACGAAACCCGCGCGGACCCCACGCGGACCCCGCGCAACCCTGCACCCCGGTCGGGTGTCTGACCAGGGGAGCAGCGCGGTGGGCGCGACGCGGTGAGGAGTTCACGGGATGTCGGTCCTGTCGTTCCGCAGGGGGGCGGTCGGCGCGGGCGCCGCGGCGGTACTGGCCGCCACGGGCAGCTGGGTGCTGTGGCCGGCGGACGTCGACGAGGGGCTGTGGGCCGAGGTGCGGCCGGTGATCGAGGCCCGGATCGCGGCGGAGTCAGGGCGCAGCGGCTTCGGCGCGACGGTGCCCGCGCTCGACGCCCGCTGGTTCTGCCGGGCCGAGCCGCTCGAACTGGAGCAGCACGCGGGCGACGTCCGCGCGGGCGTCAACACCCTGTGCATCGAGTACGGCGTCCAGGACGGCAGCCTCGTGGAGTGCGGCGCCGGACAGCACCCGCAGGTGGTGCGGCTCCGGCGGGACGGCTCGGCCGACGGCGGCTACCGGGTCGTCTCCCGGGAGGAGCCGCCCGACGGCGCGGGGTACGGGCGGTGGACGCACTCCCACTTCGGCGTCTACGTCAGGCCCTCGCTCCGGGAACCGATGTCCTCCGCCGCCCTGGAGACCGAGGCCCGCGCCCACTTCGGCCTGCCCGCGGACGCCTCCGTAGGGCAGTGCTGACGCAGGGCCTCTGCCTTCCCGTGCGCCCTCAGTCGTCCGCCAGCTCCGCCACGCCCGTGATCCGGTGCAGCGGATAGGTGCGGACCTCGTCCGCCGTGTGGTCGTACGCCGTCACGAAGCCGCCCTCC is a window encoding:
- a CDS encoding copper homeostasis protein CutC; the protein is MSKRAVLEVIALDVEDALAAQEGGADRLELVTDMAADGLTPPVAAFAGIRAAVDLSLRVMLRLSAGFAAGAAGDVDRLVRVARELRAAGADEFVLGFLDAQGGVDLPVVERVVAELDGCRWTFHRALDHTADRDALRKQLDGLPGLDTYLTAGSAAGVDDGLPTLLAEAARSGEPGYEQHLLVGGGLRLDHVPTLRSAGVNAFHIGGAARPRGWSGPVSADSVRAWRGAVDGA
- a CDS encoding HelD family protein; protein product: MSTPSTSAHDDDPLARERGHLASSRAALRAMREDVESLDISDVTANWVNAQILERQIEERIKALADLSDTPLFFGRLDYLHAPGAEQAEGAEGERFYIGRRHVHDHDGDPMVIDWRAPVSQPFYRASKKDPMDVGLRRRFGYTRGDITAYEDEHLSDPSEAAATSKLLQQEIERPRVGPMRDIVATIQPEQDEIVRSGLGGTVCVQGGPGTGKTAVGLHRVAYLLYAHRERLARTGTLVIGPNRSFLHYIEQVLPALGELTVRQGTVDDLVAHVEVRGADDAAAAVVKGDARMAQVLRRAVYSHVDMPAEPVVVVRGSRRWRVPAYELQEMVRELLDRDIRYGAAREALPQRIAHAVLVQMERSGEAPDDRVQDAVARNSAVKAAVKAVWPAVDPAKLVLRLLSDAEFLAAHAEGVLSEDEQKTILWAKPARSVKSAQWSAADAVLIDETTDLVERTHSLGHVVLDEAQDLSPMQYRAVGRRCTTGSATVLGDLAQGTTAWATRSWEEALGHLGKSDAVIEELTAGFRVPTDVITYASRLLPHIAPGLTPVASVRENPGFFDLRPVSDIAEVVAACEELLRNEGSTGLIAADARIPALTEALTAAGLAHLSPGEETTAQTRLTLVPASLAKGLEYDYVVLDEPQAVVDGEPDERTGLRRLYVALTRAVSGLTVTHTAPLPPQLSQDPGCP
- a CDS encoding DNA repair helicase XPB, which codes for MNGPLIVQSDKTLLLEVDHEQADDCRRAIAPFAELERAPEHIHTYRVTPLGLWNARAAGHDAEQVVDALVQYSRYPVPHALLVDIAETMDRYGRLTLSKHPAHGLVLTTTDRPVLEEILRSKRVTPLIGARIDPDTVVVHPSERGQIKQTLLRLGWPAEDLAGYVDGEAHAIELDEDGWALRPYQKQAVENFWHGGSGVVVLPCGAGKTLVGAGAMAQAKSTTLILVTNTVSARQWKHELVKRTSLTEDEIGEYSGTRKEIRPVTIATYQVLTTRRKGVYPHLELFDSRDWGLILYDEVHLLPAPVFKFTADLQARRRLGLTATLVREDGRESDVFSLIGPKRFDAPWKEIEAQGYIAPADCVEVRVNLTDSERLAYATAEAEEKYRFCATTATKRKVTEAIVRRFAGQQILVIGQYIDQLDELGEHLNAPVIKGETSNAQREKLFDAFREGEISVLVVSKVANFSIDLPEATVAIQVSGTFGSRQEEAQRLGRVLRPKADGHQAHFYSVVARDTIDQDFAAHRQRFLAEQGYAYRIMDADELLAES